The DNA window TATGCGCTCTATCTCGGGGTAGCGCTCGCGGGGGCCGCCCACCAGCACCGTTATCCTCTTCTGCTCAACGTCGACCGAGGTCCCCATTATAGGCGCGTCAAACATAGCTCCTCCGGCCTCTGAGACCTTGGCGGCCAGCGAGACGCTTGTAGTAGGTGATATGGTCGACATCTCAATTAACACCTTGCCCTTAATATGAGGGAGCAGGGCCTCTACGACTGAGCTGACAGCTGCGTCATCAGAAAGCACTGTGATTATATAGTCTACGCCAGCTGCTAGCTCGGCTGGCGATGAATACACCTTCACATCAGGGTGCCTTGAATGGAAGCCATCGGCCTTGGCCTTAGACCTGTTGTAAACACCTGTCAAGATCTGCGCTCTGTAGAGGTTTTCTGCTATCCTCGAGCCCATGACACCTAAACCTATCACTCCAACCTTGATCACGACGACCACTGGTTTGTAAGGCTTCCCGCATCGGTATAAGTGCTTGTGTAACATAAACTTTGGGGATAAATGCCGCCTAAACTGCTGCCGCAGCTGCGCAGTAAAAGCCTGCGTAGGGCCAGCCTAGCACTTCAATCCCTGGGAGCGCGCGCACTGTGAGAGCGTGTCTAGTAGTGCTTTCACCTTGGGCAGCAGCTTCCTGGCGGCCTGAAGCAGCAGCTGGGAGTCCTTTGATAGCTGGTCAGCTTCTAGCTGTCCGCTTATGACATTACCCCATATCCTGGCCCTGTATGAACTCTGGTCGACCTGCAGGCTGAAGCTCTTGGTGCTCACCAAGAACGCGCCTGGCTCCTTCACTACAGACAGCGCGTTCCCGCCAACCTTCCATATCTTCAAGGAGCTACCGTCCCTCATGTAGAACGCGTCGCCGCAGCCGGCGGAGCAAAGGGATGTGCCGTTGAGCTCCGTGCAGCCGCCCTTTGAAGACGCTAGGCACTCCAGGTACCTTGCTATCTGGTCAACCGTGCGGTCAAGTTCCACTACCTCGGAGATCAGCGATGACATCTGAAGCGCCACGGACCCCTTCCTTGAGCTCCTTGACACCTCTTCAAGCCTGCTCAGCGGCGTACTCATGATTGATCTCCTCGTCTGAGGGCCCTGACTCACTTTTAAAACCTACCTTGAGTGGACGAAGCGCGTGTCCCCACTAAAGTGCCGCTGCGAGGGGCTCTCAGGGCTTGACCTAGTGAGGTGCCTGGCGCCGCCACCAGGCGACTATGAGGTATCCTTAGAGGCGGGGAGGGGAAGGGAGCTCATAATAAATTCTGAGGGCGTTTACCTTAGGAGCGTCGTTAGTGACGATTACCTCCCCTTCATAAGGACTGCTGACCTTAGGGTCAGCGGCGAGGCCCTCAGAACGCTTGGCTTTGACTTAGAGTCCCTCCTCTGCGAGGCAGTTAAGGGCCTGCTAAACGCATCCCAGCACGGCTCTCAGGCCGCGTCAGAGAAGGCTGCAGAGTGCACGGACCTTGTGAACTCTGTGCTAGAGTCCTGCGCAAAGCAGCGAGTCAGCACCAACGTTTAATTTTCAGTCCCCAGGTATCTGCTGAGGTGCGTACAAGTTTGGACTTTGACCTCTCGCAGGACGAGAAGCTCTTCAAGCAGGCCGTGCACGAGTTCCTCTCAAAGGAATTAGCTCCCATATGGAGCGACATGGACTCTAAGAAAACAATACCAACGGACCTGCTTCACAGGATGGGTGAACAGGGCCTCTTCGCTATCCCTGTGCCAGAAGAGTATGGCGGCCAGGGAGGCAACTTCACGCTCGCGACGCTGGCGGTTGAGGAGGTTGCGTATAACGACCCGGCTGTTGCGACTGCCGTCTTCACGCTACTCAACAACGCGTGGCCCTATATACTTTACCTATATGGCGCTGAGGAGGCCAAGCAGAAGATACTCCCAGCGGTAGGCAAGGGCAGGGGCTTCTTTGGAATAGCTTCTACCGAGCCCACGGGCGGCAGCGACGTCGCGGGAGAGCGCACCAGCGCGACCAAGAACGGGAACATTTACAGGGTCACGGGCGAGAAGGTTTACATAAGCGGTGTCAGGGAGTCCATGGAGCAGCTTGACATAGGGTCCTGGTACCTCATAGCCCGTACCTCGCCCGAGCCAGGCCACAAGTCTCTGACAGGCTTCGCCTTCATAGGTAATGACGGCGGCAGAAGGCCAGAGGGCTTCGAGTACGGAATACTCAACACTATCGGGAGGCACGCCATATCGACAGGCACCCTCAAGTTCAACAACACTCCTGTCGAGGACAGGTACGTCGTGGGGCAGGAGGGCAGGGGCTTCTACATAGCGATGGAGGGCTTCTCCCTCGCCAGGGTGCTCGTCAGCGCAGCCAACATAGGCGCTGCTCAGTGGGCCCTTGAGACAGCTATAAGCTACTCGAGGGAACGCAGGCTCTTCGGCGACAGACCCATAGCGTCATACGAGGGCGTCAGCTTCCCAATAGCTGAGGTGGCCTCCCGCCTGGAGGCCGCAAGGCTTCTGGTCTACAAGGCCGCACAGATGGCTGACAAAATATATGTAAAGAAGGAGCCTGGGCTACGGCCGCACGACCTAGACTACTGGGCCTCGACTGCCAAGATAGAGGCTGTGGAGACTGCCATGACAGCCGCGGAGGTCCTCATGAAGACCTACGGCGCGCTGTCCTACACTGAGGAGGCAAATGTATTTAGGAACCTGCTGGGGGTGCTGTCATACTTTGTGGGAGCAGAGGGCACGCAGAATATAATGAGGTACATAGTTGCCAGGGAGCTCATAGGTAAGGACTACTTGAAGGGTTAAATCATGGAGTTCAGCAGCTCCATCAGCTTCTGTTCATCAAGGGCCAGGCCCCCGAGCCTGGTCCTCAGCCTCTCTGCTATCACAGAGTTGCTGAAGGCCCTCCTCACGGCTTCCCTAACCGTGTCCTTACCTATGCCGTAGTCCCCGAGCCTCTTGTTAAAGCCCACGGACTCAGCAAACCTCTTAAGTATGTTGCCAGCGGTCTCAGCGCTCACCGATGCCGAGGGGTCGAGGAGGCGCAGAAGCCTTGTTGAGACCTCTGGCGAGGCGGAGTGCACTATTGGCGCCAGAGCAGGCCCTATTATTGCTAGGCCGCAGCCGTGCGGCAGCGAGGGCACAAGGCCGCTCAGTATGTTCTCCAACTGGTGTATGATGTTAGTTGGGCTCAGATCTATCGCAACACCCGATATCATTGAGGCATACATAAGCCAGTACCTCGGCGTCTCATCTTTAGGGTTCGAGGCTGCCAGGGGCAAGTTCTCCGCTATCCTCCTCACGGAATCCTCCGCTAAAGTCCACACAAGGGGGGAGCTGCCGTATGTAGTGGCAGCCTCGTAGGCGTGGTAGAGCGCGTCAAAGCTGGTGCAGAGCACTTGCTCCATAGGCATAGACAGCGTGTACCTTGGATCGTCAAAGGCCGCCCTTGGATAGCAGACCTCATTGCCGAGCTTGTCCCCCCTAGTCACATCAGTCAAGTTAGCGTAGCGGTTGACCTCGGAGCCTGTCCCATGGGTTAAGTTCACAGCGTAAACCGGGAGACAGCTCTGGGCGCGCCTCCTGCCGTAAAGGTAGTCCAGCGAGGTGCCGCCGTTCACAGCTATGGCAGCTGCGACCTTAGCCACATCAATTGTGCTCCCGCCGCCTATCGCTATGACCGCCTCAGCGCCGAACTCCTTTAAGTTGCTTGCAAGCTCATCTGCAAGGGAGGAGGGCGGGTTAGAGACTATCTTGTCGAAGTGGGCAAATTCAACATTATTACCCTTGAGTATGGCTATGACGTCGTCGAGGGCTCCGCTAGCCTTGGCTGCCACCCTGCCAGTAACTACCATTACCTTCTTCAAGCCCTTTACGTAGCCCCTCAGGGACTCCTCAGAGCTAGGCCCATAGTGAATCTTGGTACAGCTATATACCCACTCAAACGGCTTCAGCGGCATCTTGCCTCACGGTTCACCGGGAGGAAAGCTAAGTTAAAAAGGGGGACCTGTAGGCTACCTAGTGGTGCGGCGGTAGTCTAGCCTGGACTAGGACGCCGGCCTGCCACGCCGGAGGTCCCGGGTTCGAGTCCCGGCCGCCGCACCACCTCTTTCTGCAAGGCTTCGCAGCAAAAGTTGTTGATAAACTATTAAGTCTCGACGTTGCCGAGGGCCTGAGGGAGGAGCCGTGGCAAGGAGAAGGAGGAAGAGAATTAAGCAAGTAAGGAAGGTCAGAAAGCCCTCCAACTACTTCCAGTGTCCGCGCTGCGGTGCTATGACCCTTACAATATCTTTCAAGAAGCTGGACTCCCCTAACGAGAAGCTGGCGATAGCTAAGTGCGGCACCTGTCACCTCTACTGCGAGCTGAAGGTACCAACCACACTTGACAAGGTTGATGTCTACAACATGATCTCGGACCTTGCATATGAAAACCGCCTTGACGAGTGCTCCCGCCCATATTCAGAGGAAGGCGAGGAGGGGGAGGAGGGCGAGGAAGGGGAGGAGCAGGAGAGCTAAGCTGCAGCTGGCTCGTACAGTGGCACCCTAAGCTCCATCCCTTATTGTGATAGGCCTTAACAGGTGCCGTTTTGAAAAGGCTTGAGCGTGCTTCCAGAAAACAATAACCTTAAAATTGTGTTAGCGCCAGACCTATGCCAGCTGACCTAAAAGAGGAAGAGAGTTTGAAAGCTGGTAAGGTCATGAGATTGCTACTTTCAGAGAAGGCTGAGAAGGGAAAGGTGCACCTGACGCTGATAGACCCTGAGAAGACCTCGCCCTCTGAGGCCGAAAGGATAGCGTCAGTGGCGGCTGATGCGGGCTCCAGCGCCATCTTGGTTGGGGGCTCCCTCGGCATCTTCGAGCCCCAGCTCTCTGAGGTCGTAAAGGCTACGAAGAGGTCTGGCCTACCAGTGATACTCTTTCCTGGAAACTTAAATGGTCTTACCCCTCACGCGGATGCCGTTCTATTCATGACCTTGATAAACAGTGACGACCCCTACTATGTTGGTGGTGTTCAGGCCCAGGCGGCCCCCATAGTTATGAGGATGGGGCTCGAGCCCATACCCACGTCCTATATAATAGTTGGCTACGGTGGGGCTGCGGGGTACATAGGGAGGGCGAGGCCTATTCCATACGATAGGAGCGACATATTGGCAGCCTACGCCTTGGCCAGCGCCATGATGGGCTCCTCCTTGATATACATAGAGGCCGGAAGTGGGGCCCCGGAGCCAGTGCCCCCAAGCTCAATAAAGCTCGTCAGGAAGGCCCTGGATTCCATAGAATTTGATGGCCTACTAATAGTGGGAGGCGGCATAAACTCGCCCAGCGTGGCCGCAGCCCTGACTGAGGCGGGCGCTGACGGCATAGTTAATGGAACGATCGCTGAAAAAGATCCCAGGTCACTCTACCACATAATTAATGCCATTCGCCCGCACAGCTAGCCGTAACACTTCAGCACAACTAACCGTTACTTCTGATTACTTCTAATCTTCAGCGCGGTTGAGGACATGCGCCTGTCAGGCCCTCTATCACGACCCTGCCGTACCCCTCTGAGCCAGCGGTGCCTTTAGGGTCAACTAGGATGACATTAAAAACGGCTTCGGGCCCGATGACGCCGTGAACTAGGATCTCCTCCCGGCGAACGCGCTTATCCTCCTGTTGCCATACTCGTCGAACCCGTAACTTGAAGTCGTAGACCTGAAGGCTAGCCGCTTCTTGCTGCTCTCCAGCGCCCTTAAAAATAGTAAAATTTATAATTTTGTTACCAATTAATACTAAAGCTGAAAGATGCCCAGTGAAGCTCCCCGCGCCTAGGTTAGGGACGCGAGCTCCCAGCCACGACGCGGGGAGAAAGAAGGGCTATGGGACCGAGCGCCGGCGGTCACTTTTAGTGACTGTCACACGACGAGGCCGAACCCTTAAGGAGCACCTCACCGTACTTAAGTCTCAGGGCCTCCTCAACATCAATGCCTACTAGGTTAGCTATGCTGAGCGCCCACGCTATGACGTCCGCCAGCTCCTCTGATACGCCTGCCTTGTCCCTCTTAAGCAGCGCCTCGCCAAGCTCGCCCACCTCCTCTACAAACCACGCAAATGTAGGGAAAAGCCCTCTCTCGCTGTCCCTCTTGAAGTACTCGTCCATCATTGCCTTCTGAACACACCTCAGCTCCACGCGCCCTCCCAGAGTTAAGCTAAAATAAGCCGGAGCGGCAATTAGGATGTGAGGCCTATGCCAGAAAAGAAGAAGAGCTCATCGAGCAGGAAGAAGAAGGAGTCAGGTCCGCTCGCCGCAGCTGGGCTGGTGGCCTTCTACGAGAACTACAAGTCAAAAGTTGAGATATCACCAACTGCTCTGATAATAACTTCAGTGGTTATAAGCGCCATTGTTATAATGGCCAGGTTCATAGTTCACTGAGACCTTTTCTTCGTTCCCTGCTGTAGAGCGCTACCCTCAGGGTCACGCTCTGGCCCAAGGTGAGTATTTCATCAACAACCTTAACCAAGACCTCTGGCGGCAGCTCCTCGGAGCGGTAGAAACCGGAGCTTCCCCTGCTCAGCCTCATCAGTGCGAGGCTGTGCGTGCACCCAAACTCTTCATCACTTGCCAGCCTTCTCTGAAACCCCTCGCAGCTGCAGTACACGGGTAGCTCCTTCACCGTACCTGGGATCCTAGGCCTTACTGGGACCAGTATATGGTCCTCCGCGCTCCCTAAATATACCCAGAGGACTAGGTTTCCAGACCTTAACCTGACAAACCTTTGAGATGAAGCCTCCTCTGTAAGGCTAGACTCCCAGGAGCTGGGGTAGCTCCTGTACTCAGCTACAGACTCGAGAGCCCTCTCAGCGTCACATAAAGTGGGCCTTGGTCTTCCTCGTAAACCTGAGGACTTCATAGTTGCAGCCCTCCTTGCCCACTACAATATAGTCTGCCATGCCCAGGAACAGCCCCGTCTCAACCACGCCAGGTATCCGCTTTAACGTTGCCTCAAGGTCCTCTGGCCTCTCTATGGGGCCGGTGTAAACGTCCACTATCATGCCTCTCAGGTCACTTATGAGGGGGCCGACTTTGCCGCTCCCCTCTCTGGCGACAGCCTTGAACCCCAGGGAGCTCAGCTCCTCAGAGACCAGCGGGTAGGCCTCAGGCACCACCTCTATGGGAAGGGGGCCCTTGGAGCCCAGCCTTCCGACAAGCTTGTCCTCGCCTACAATGAAAATATTCACCCTGCTGAAGTAGGCAAGTATCTTCTCGCCAAGCAGGGCTCCCCCTCTGCCCTTTATCATATGGCCATCGGCTGTCACCTCGTCAGCGCCATCTATGTAGAGGTCCACTGTGCGGCGCTCAGCTGGATATGACACGACGTCCACGCCCCTGCTGCTCAGCTCTAGGGAGGTTGACAGACTTGAGCTGAGGACTCTCTTGCCGCGGAGCAGCTCGGAGGCCACTGATATGAACTCCTTAACGGTGGTCCCCGTGCCCACGCCTGCTACTAGCGACCTTGAAATGAGGTCCTTAAATGTCTCCAGCGCCCCGCGCGCAGCCGCCTCTTTAGGACTGCAGTTATCCAAGGTCCTCAGGCCTCTAGTAGCAAACTGCTACAAATAACTAAAACCATTTGCCTAGGAGGTCTGATCCTCACCATAGAGGGAACCCCGCCCTTCTAGGGCAGGTAGAGCAGGAACGAAGACTTCATCTATTATATTTTATCTTTTTATATTAATTAATAGAGCGGCTCAAGGTAGTCGGCTGCCCTTCATGGACACAGGTGCCCGCTAGGGGCGCAACTTTTTGACCTCCAATCTCCACCTCAAAAAAACTGAGCTTGGGTGTTAAGTAGGTGCCCATACAAAGGCAGCCTGAGGAGCTGATGAAGCTTGCGTCTCAGTTCCTCACAGAGCTTGAAAGCCCGTTTGTAGGAAGGCATGAGGAGTCCCTCGTAATCACGCTCGCCTTAATGACAGGGGAGCACGTAGTCCTGATAGGCGAGCCAGGCACTGCGAAGAGCGCCATAGCCAGGAGGTCCGCGGACCTGCTCAGCGCCAAGTTCTTCAAGTACCTCCTCACCAAGTTTACGGAGCCTAGTGAGCTCTTCGGACCCCTTGACATAAAGGCCCTAAGGCAGGGCGTTTACAGGAGGATAACCACAGGAAAGCTACCGGAGGCTGAGATAGCCTTCCTAGATGAGATATTCAACGCCAACAGCGCAGTGCTCAACAGCATACTTAGTATAATGCAGGAGAGAGTTCTCTACGACGGCTACACTGAGATAAAGGTCCCCCTCTGGACCCTCGTGGGTGCCTCAAACAGGGTGCCCGAGGAGCCTGAGCTTGAGGCCCTCTACGACAGGTTCCTCTTCAGGCAGAACGTGAGGCCGCTGGACGAGGAGTCCTGGGACAGCCTCCTCGACGCCTCGTGGAAGCTTGAGATGGGCATAACGCAGGCAGCGAACAAGGTTATGAGTACGGACGACATAAAGGAGATTAATAACTTGATGTTCAAGGTGGACCTCAGCGCAGTGAAGAGTAAGCTGATAAGGCTCTTCATGATAATGAACGAGAAGGAGCTTCACATAAGCGACAGGAGAAAGGGCAAGATACTGAAGGCCATAGCTGCCCACGCAATACTGGAGGGCAGGCTGCAGGCAACGGAGTCAGACCTGATAGTACTCAAGTACACGGTACCTAAAGACATAGACGACTTTGACAAGGTTAACACCATACTAGTCGAGGAGCTTAAGACTAAGGAGAGGATAATGAGGGAGCTGGAGGAGATAGCGAACAACGTGAAGAACAGTGAGAAGTCAATAAAGGAGCTTGAGGCCTTCGACCCAAGGCTCCTGGACATCTACAAGAACCTCAAGGTGGCTAAGGGCAAGATACAGAGCCTCGTACAGGACGTTGAGGACGAGGAGGTGAGGAGGAAGGCCGAGGAGGTTGACGACATGATAGAGAGCCTCACCCAGGAGATCATGATTAAGCTGAACATGTGAAGTGATAGTGATGAGTGAGAGCCCCAAGGAGAAGGGCCCTGCGAGAAGGCCCTGCTGAGCGTCCACCCGGAGGTAGGGGAGATAGATGAGATAAGGCTCTACCGCGGCGAGAAGGTGCTATCCGTCGCTAAGAAAATAGCTGAGAGGGACCTGGACCAGAGGATCAACACGGCCCTGGCAGTGGACGTCTTTTACACTTACTACCTGCCCGTGCCTCTA is part of the Acidilobus sp. 7A genome and encodes:
- a CDS encoding acyl-CoA dehydrogenase family protein, which encodes MDFDLSQDEKLFKQAVHEFLSKELAPIWSDMDSKKTIPTDLLHRMGEQGLFAIPVPEEYGGQGGNFTLATLAVEEVAYNDPAVATAVFTLLNNAWPYILYLYGAEEAKQKILPAVGKGRGFFGIASTEPTGGSDVAGERTSATKNGNIYRVTGEKVYISGVRESMEQLDIGSWYLIARTSPEPGHKSLTGFAFIGNDGGRRPEGFEYGILNTIGRHAISTGTLKFNNTPVEDRYVVGQEGRGFYIAMEGFSLARVLVSAANIGAAQWALETAISYSRERRLFGDRPIASYEGVSFPIAEVASRLEAARLLVYKAAQMADKIYVKKEPGLRPHDLDYWASTAKIEAVETAMTAAEVLMKTYGALSYTEEANVFRNLLGVLSYFVGAEGTQNIMRYIVARELIGKDYLKG
- a CDS encoding AAA family ATPase — translated: MPIQRQPEELMKLASQFLTELESPFVGRHEESLVITLALMTGEHVVLIGEPGTAKSAIARRSADLLSAKFFKYLLTKFTEPSELFGPLDIKALRQGVYRRITTGKLPEAEIAFLDEIFNANSAVLNSILSIMQERVLYDGYTEIKVPLWTLVGASNRVPEEPELEALYDRFLFRQNVRPLDEESWDSLLDASWKLEMGITQAANKVMSTDDIKEINNLMFKVDLSAVKSKLIRLFMIMNEKELHISDRRKGKILKAIAAHAILEGRLQATESDLIVLKYTVPKDIDDFDKVNTILVEELKTKERIMRELEEIANNVKNSEKSIKELEAFDPRLLDIYKNLKVAKGKIQSLVQDVEDEEVRRKAEEVDDMIESLTQEIMIKLNM
- the rpiA gene encoding ribose 5-phosphate isomerase A, giving the protein MDNCSPKEAAARGALETFKDLISRSLVAGVGTGTTVKEFISVASELLRGKRVLSSSLSTSLELSSRGVDVVSYPAERRTVDLYIDGADEVTADGHMIKGRGGALLGEKILAYFSRVNIFIVGEDKLVGRLGSKGPLPIEVVPEAYPLVSEELSSLGFKAVAREGSGKVGPLISDLRGMIVDVYTGPIERPEDLEATLKRIPGVVETGLFLGMADYIVVGKEGCNYEVLRFTRKTKAHFM
- a CDS encoding MazG nucleotide pyrophosphohydrolase domain-containing protein, which produces MELRCVQKAMMDEYFKRDSERGLFPTFAWFVEEVGELGEALLKRDKAGVSEELADVIAWALSIANLVGIDVEEALRLKYGEVLLKGSASSCDSH
- a CDS encoding preprotein translocase subunit Sec61beta — encoded protein: MPEKKKSSSSRKKKESGPLAAAGLVAFYENYKSKVEISPTALIITSVVISAIVIMARFIVH
- a CDS encoding NAD(P)-dependent oxidoreductase is translated as MIKVGVIGLGVMGSRIAENLYRAQILTGVYNRSKAKADGFHSRHPDVKVYSSPAELAAGVDYIITVLSDDAAVSSVVEALLPHIKGKVLIEMSTISPTTSVSLAAKVSEAGGAMFDAPIMGTSVDVEQKRITVLVGGPRERYPEIERILSATAGRVVYVGPNGSGLYMKLAGNMIFAVFINGLAEAINFAQRAGLSPEQVMDLFLNISGTRSPSSSLKVPKMLSSDYNVQFALKHMRKDTEIMIREAQKLRVPLPLTSLASSLYRMAEGLGLGDLDLSAVIELYRRTSQG
- a CDS encoding geranylgeranylglyceryl/heptaprenylglyceryl phosphate synthase translates to MRLLLSEKAEKGKVHLTLIDPEKTSPSEAERIASVAADAGSSAILVGGSLGIFEPQLSEVVKATKRSGLPVILFPGNLNGLTPHADAVLFMTLINSDDPYYVGGVQAQAAPIVMRMGLEPIPTSYIIVGYGGAAGYIGRARPIPYDRSDILAAYALASAMMGSSLIYIEAGSGAPEPVPPSSIKLVRKALDSIEFDGLLIVGGGINSPSVAAALTEAGADGIVNGTIAEKDPRSLYHIINAIRPHS
- a CDS encoding iron-containing alcohol dehydrogenase, producing the protein MPLKPFEWVYSCTKIHYGPSSEESLRGYVKGLKKVMVVTGRVAAKASGALDDVIAILKGNNVEFAHFDKIVSNPPSSLADELASNLKEFGAEAVIAIGGGSTIDVAKVAAAIAVNGGTSLDYLYGRRRAQSCLPVYAVNLTHGTGSEVNRYANLTDVTRGDKLGNEVCYPRAAFDDPRYTLSMPMEQVLCTSFDALYHAYEAATTYGSSPLVWTLAEDSVRRIAENLPLAASNPKDETPRYWLMYASMISGVAIDLSPTNIIHQLENILSGLVPSLPHGCGLAIIGPALAPIVHSASPEVSTRLLRLLDPSASVSAETAGNILKRFAESVGFNKRLGDYGIGKDTVREAVRRAFSNSVIAERLRTRLGGLALDEQKLMELLNSMI